AGCGCAACAACTCccattaatattgttttattcgaCGGGCGAAATAGTATCCCCATCTGTGTGCGATCAAAGCTCAATAGACGATCATGCATCTACATTACAGGCGTGTACTGGGTTGCCACTCTGTACTGAAACCATTCACTCAAGAATTCAACAAAACAGGTCCAGACACCGCAAATAGtgttcaaatttttaaaaaatgcacactctttttaattttcttactTAATTCGTTGAAGGCATAACAACGAGTTTcaatcatttccattccagTCAACGAAAAGCCACAtatcaatattttaatcaaaGCGAAatatgttcttcttctttctatGTATAAGATCGGTGCTTGCTGGcaaattcatttttcaacatCATTGTATAAGCAAttgttgctaaaaaaaaacttcgtgTGCTTGGTAAATTTTAGCAAAACCGTAACATAAATTACATATAATTGCtaaagcataaaaaattgTAAGCAAACCCAAACATTTGCACGAAACGTATTCAAATTATAGCGAAAAGACTTTGTCGTTtaaagaattgaaaaaaaaacattattttaaacggAGCTTCCATAAGCCTGATTTCTATTGGCTGGTTAATCGGCAGCGTTAGAACGAAAGGCAGTAGTAGTAATTAGTAGAGAAAGAACAACGTGACGGCGTTATGTTGCGAGAAAAGGGGAAGAGGAAAATACATACACGTGTAGCTTACGGGCTCTGAAAAGTGCGCTGAATAAAAGGAACAGAGAAAACCAAACAGGAGCTATGTTGTTGACAATAATAGTAGAACACACAAGTAGACGCACAAAAGCAGTAGACGAACGGGATGCAGTGTGACCGCTGTCGAATAAATGTATTATTCATAATCAATCATCATGCTCGAATAGAGAATATACCGTTAGGTGTCATATAGTTCTACATGTATATAGCATATATGAATGCATTAAAAAGCGTATGCCGCATCATAGATCCTTGGAAATATTTATCGAAGCCGTTTGGGAGCAGTGGGATGAACGAAGCAAGGAGTGGAAGGAAAGTTTAAGAAGGGCAAATGCATGAATATAATGCCAGCGATGTATCAATGTATTGTAAAGTATTGTCAAATATAccatgaagaaaaaacatcgGAACATGCTGTATGTTGTATTTGTTTAGTATTAAGCAAAACTTTCTTCCTTTAATAACTGGGATCGTGACCAGGCTTGCATAATGTCtggttgaataattaaatgacATAATTTCAGTCTAATTCTTTACATGTGAGAGGATGTTCTTGGTCGTGCTTCGAGTCAAGTCGAGCAATCCAAACTATGGTAGGATTTGTTGTTCTAATAAGAAACTGTATATTACTCACAGCGACAAGCCATCAAGAAGATCCTTTGGGTACCATAGGAACCTCCACCGATGTTTTGATATTCCTCTTCCTGAAATGATTCAAACTTAGTTTCAGAACGCTCCTTCAGTGTGTGGATGACGGAAATTGATACGCACCTATACAGAATATAATGCTGGAACATAAACACAAGATCGAATAGAATCGAAAAAATGCCCAAACCAAACTTGACGGGATCTCCACCGATGGATCGCCAATCgtctgaaaataaaacacacaataaaTAGTTTATTCACAACCTCCCCAAGGATCTCGTGCAAGGACACTGCATTACTTACCAAAGTTCCATGCATTTAGTACCATCTGAAGTATGCTAAATAGTCCACCGGCCAAATCCAGCAGCCGATTCATTATCTCGAACCCTTCCGTACTTTTGCGACGATAATTCATGTACGCTTGTGGGAAATATTTGATCATAGTAGTGGACAGTTTTATGTAGCTTAGGACGTACAAAAAATCTAACCAGTGCATCACATCCATTATAGCACAGCTCATTGTTACGAGAATGATCATGAGGTAGGTGGCAATGATCGCTTTCGCCGGTTTCGAGACACTGTTGCCACCTGTTTCGTATATGCGACATTGAAAAATGGTAAACCCGGTACCAAATACGGCGTGTGCCGCAAATCCAATATCATTCCCGATTACCGGATTCAATCCAAAGGGATGCCTTCGATAATACTCATCCTGTATGTGATATACCagagaaagaaatttaattggATGTACAGAAAGATGTCATTAGTTACCTTACCTCCACAAAGCTGTTCCAATACAGAAACGCATTGAACAGTACGTAGTACGAACTTACGTGTCCTACAATGTTTATGTAAAGAAAGTCAAAACTCAAACCGACCACACTTTTTCGGCGATAGTTTAACCATATCTGTGGATAATAGCCGGCTGACCAGCAGGCAGTGTAAGCCCATCCAACCAACAGTGAGATGATCATCAGCGGCTTATACAAAGCCACCTTGATCAACAGAAACAGTCTCGTGTCGTCCACTGATCCTGATGGTTCTATGTACGGTTGTACAATGAAGCGtccttgttttgttggttctATCGACAGAGGAACTGTGTAATTGTTCCAACCCACCTTGAATGGGATGGTTTGGTTCGATGGTATCTTCATCGCTTCATCTTGAGGCCAGAACAATTGCAACTTGTAGGACGATGATGCATATCCACTGAAGAAAAGAACATGAGAAAATTAGAAACCATTTCACCAATGTTGATCGGTGGTACTTACTTGGCTTCAATACTGAAGCTTGCGGTTTCACCAAACGTTACTACCACAGATTGAGGCACGAAAGATAAAGACAAATTTTGTGCACTTGTCCCAACAGTCACTACTCCCAACGCTAACCACCACAGGAAGTTCATTGGTGAAGCTGTGGAACTCTAGCTTTCTTACTGGATCATCAGTTTATCACTGAACTCTGTACCGGTGAGCGGCTTCCGTCAACGACTCCAGATGAAGGCCGATAAGCAGATCTATTGTTACGAATAAATCGCGCCAGATGAGATTAGTGAGCGTGAGCATCACCGACGCGGACTGGACAAATATGTGTTGTttgataaaacaaaccaatatgATAAGAGGATGTGAGCGTCTGTACTACGAGCATCGCTGAGAATCTTTCACCTCGTCAGAATAAAACATACCGATTGTTTCTTAAAGTTGACATATTGCTATATATTGCCCTCCTTTTTGATTGTTGTAACAAACGTAATGCTGTACCATGAATATTATATCAAAAAAGATGGAAACGAATCCCAAACCAAACTTTACCGGACTCCCAACAATGGATTGCCAATCATCTGGAGGAAAAAGCGAACAGACATTAGAATATGACTTTGTAACGCAAACAATTCGGTATTCTTACCAAAATTCCAACCGTTAAGAACCATTTGCATCAAGCTCAGCAGACCGCCGGCAATATCCAGCAATCGGTTAGAGATGGCAAAACCTTCCGTGCTCTTACGTTGATAATTCATCAGCACTTGGGGAATGTATTTGATCAAGTTTGAAGACAGCTTCGCGTAGCTTAGTATGTACAGGAAATCCAGCCAGTGCATCTGTTGCTCAATTGTCAAGATACAGAACACGTTCACCATCATGACGTATCCGGAAATGAGCAGCTTCACAGCGGTTGATACAACATTTCCATCACTTTGGTAGATGTAACACTGGGCAATAAGGACCAGATTGCCAAACACGGCGTGCACTGCGTATCCCACATCATTCGCCACCACAGGGTTGAGGCCGAACGGATGACGCCTAAAATACTCTGCCTAATCAAACATTAGCCTGTTATTCTTCAGATTTGGTTATTTCAATAAACTTACCTCAATATAGTCACTCGAGAACAGAACCACATTGAATATTGCATAGCAACAATTGCCAACGATGTTTAAATACAGGAAGTCGAAGCTCAATCCAACGACGCTTTTGCGCCTGTAACTGGTCCAAGCTTGAAAGTAGTCTCCTATTGTCCAGCATACGGTGTAAGTCCATCCAATGAGCATCGATATGATTATCAGTGGACGATATTTCGCTACCTTAAGCTGCACAAACAGACGGCCATTGTCGTTGTATGGACTACTCGAAATGATTACGGGTTGAATGATGAATCGTCCCTGCTTTGAGGCTGCAACTTTCACACTGAAGCTCGATTCGTTACATCCGTTCCTCGTGATCAAGGATGGACTAACTGCGATGTGTTCTTCAATATCCCATGTTATTGTAAGGTTATGTTCAGCATCATTACAACCCCTACAAGTGATCAAATCTTCAGTAGACTACATTAATCTCTTAACACAAAATACTTACTGCACAAACAGCACAAATTCTGCAGTTTGTGTTAGGCTGGTTGTGAGTGCTTGAGGTTCTATTCTCATCTTTAAAGAACTATTCGTATTCCCATGATCATTGGAAGCTAACGTGTTACGTAGAAATAAACTTAGAAATAAAAGAGTTAGGATACAACATTTGCTAAAATACATTGTAAAGCACGAATCGACCATCGAACACCTTCGCGCTGGCTCTTCAAAGCACAATTTAACTACCACCTGCACCAAGCTCCAATGATAAGCGTAATCATTGTCTATGGTTTTTGTAGCTCTGAcaatttggattttttgtgataaaacaaattaatcttCCTGgactgtttttcttgttttatttttaactgttgtttgtttgttaaaccATGCTTTATAATTCTCACCAGAACAGTGATTAAACTATATAGTTTCTATACTTTGTAAAAGCAAAGGAGTGTTTCAATAAATTTGTCAACTTCGCCAAATATTCAAATGGCGCaatttctccttttttgcAACGCACTGTAGCTCCAACGTGTTGTCAAGGAGCTGTCAAGTTACCGTCAAAGTCACGTTTGTAAACAATAACAGTTCAGTTCGTTAGCCGGAAAATCGTGATTTATGTAACCATTAATTTACGGGCCAGAAGTAAGCATTTaggcttttttttcggatgATGCTTTCCTCTGTTGGTCGGTTGACACGGACAGTGAAAACATCGCTCCAAACGTACCATAACCTACGGTGTATCCATTTCGGATCTAGTCTGTATGCCGGTCACTCGAAATGGCAAAACATTCGGCACGTGAAGGCGTTAAACGATGGGCGAAAGTcggtattatttattaaactagCTAGACAAATTCGGCTTGCTGTGCAAGGTAAGGAATCAAAGTGAAGCAATGTTTGACTAGCGTATTATAAgtatatgttttatattttagcTGGAGGTCCCAATCCCGCCGTTAACAATGTGCTACGGGCATCGATTGATGAAGCGCTGAAGAAAAACATGCCCAACGCTACTATTCAGGGCATCTTGAAGAAGTGTACTACACAGTCGTTAGAACTGAAGAAACATATGCTCGAGATTAAGGCACTCGATCAGGTGAATGTAATCTGCGTTCTGTACACGGATCGATTCACCCAGCTGAAGATGGAGATGGCAACAATTTTGAGGAAAAATTTGTGAGTATCCGTATCCGGTCGTTGACGTATTTTCTGAATGCTGATTTTATATTCATTTCCAGTGCCCTTTTCATCGGCACCATGCACGCATTTGACGAAAGAGGATTTGTTGAAGCGATTGCTCCGCCTGAGTTGAAAGGTGACGATTTGCTTTCCGTGTGTACCGATCACGCTATCGAAACTGGAGCCGAAGATATCGAAGTGATGGATGAAAACAGTCGACTGATAAGGGTAACAATTGAAGGATGAAACGTGACTGTAATGTAGATAAGTAATTTGTCGTTTAACTATTGCAGTTTTTATGCGATCCGCGAGATTTAGATAAGGTGAAGAAGGAGCTTGAAAAATTGAGCTATTCCGTGGAGCACAGCGAACACGCCTTTTTCCCCAAATCCACCATCAAACTAAATCCTGAAGCGTTAGAAGCGtacgaaaaattaaaagaaaagctaAAAGCAATTGAAGGTGTGGAGGACATCTACGACAACGTGGAAATGAACGAGTAGTGCTACAGGCGCATTTTCACTGAGACATGTTTTTATTGAATAGAATATTCTATGTCTGGATGCTTAAAACGTAACAACCTGTTCAGTGCGTGTGTACAACGAGCATAATGAGAAACTTAAAATAAGACGAAACATGACGACACCGGGCCGATGGCGATTGCGTGCATCTTCCCTCTACACTACAAACGGGTTCGAGAGACTAGTTGCTTCACTGTCTAGCGTTGACGATCTGGATAAACTCAGGCTTCAACGAGGCACCGCCCACAAGGAATCCATCGATGTCGGGCTTGGCAGCGAGTTCACGGCAGTTGGCCGCCGTTACCGAACCTCCGTACTGGATACGGATGCCATTCGACACGTCGGCAGAAACGTTCTCGGTGAACCACTTTCGCAGGGCGGCGTGCACTTCCTGTGCCTGTTCTGGGGTGGCTGTCTTGCCGGTACCGATGGCCCACACCGGCTCGTAAGCGACCACCACGTTGCTCCAGTCCTTTACCTGAGCGGCAATGGCTTTCGTCTGCCGGAAGCAAACCGCCTCGGTTTGGCCGGCTTCGCGTTCCTGCAGCGTCTCACCGATACAGGCGATGACCTTCAACCCCTCGGCAAGGGCATGAGCAACCTTCTCCGCAATCAGCTCATCAGTTTCACCAAAGATGGCACGCCGCTCCGAGTGACCCAGAATAACCCAACCAAGTCCAAGATCTTTCAACATGGCCGGAGAAATTTCACCGGTGAACGCACCCTTTGCCACCTTGTAGCAGTTCTGGGCCGCAACACCGATCGTTTCCGGCAGCAGGGAGCGGGCCAGCGACAGGTAGGGTGCGGGACAACCGACCACTACTTCGGTGTTAGGATCGAGCGGACCAGCGGACAGCGTTTTGCACAGCTCGGTGACGCTGGCCTTGTCGCCATTCATCTTCCAGTTGCCTCCAACGCAGAACTTACGACCCATGGTGTTACTTTGGAGCGGTGAGTATTTTCTTGTCGTAAAGCACTAGACTTCTTCACAGCAATGCGTGGCAACGGTTTGGGTGGGAATCGGATTGCAAGTTAATTCCCAAATTCGGCTAGAAACTGTTATCAGCAGGCAGCAAACGGAAAAACAATACTAATAGAAACAGCTCAATTGCATAAAGCAAGAACTTCGGCAGATTTCGGCATTTGCTTGCGGGCAAAGGATAGACCGAGATGGAACGAATGTGCTGTTTCTTTCTTGATTTATTCTGTCATTCAACTGACCTTGGCACTATGGTACAAATGAAAAagcatttgaatttcaaagAAATTTGCAATTATTCAGTACCGATtttaaggaataaaaaaaaaaaaaaaaaacagatcataACAGGTatctttgtcatataaaactgttccttttgttaaaaaatattgcattgATACATAAAAACCTTGAATAATGACAATAATGTGTAAAATGATCCTAATTCAATTGTGAAACTGAACTTCCATAACTTTGACTGACTGCAAAACTAGGACCATGACGAAGAAACCTTCGCAACCgaaatataattattaatattataataaCTTAAAACACGAGGGTGTGTCTGCAAGCTTTTAACAACCTACTTTAAAGCAGAGTTTTCCAAACCATACTGATGTTGCCAGCTTACGTTacgttttccaaaaaaaaatgttcagcAAACCTATAAAGTCACGgtgtaaaacacaaaatagaTTTAAgggttttttctttaaactttTGACATGAATTTCGAACAGTTTGACCATTGTGCGTAGTATTTTTCCTTCGAGGGGTAGGAATGCATTACTTTGCGGAATGTCTTTCTTCGATCACTATGGGCAATTGAATTTCAACTTcagtaaaattcaaatattttattttttttgctcatggGACAAAACATATTGTAAGAAttagttataaaataataattgaaatctACAATAATGACCATAATTACACGGAATAGGATAACATTGCATGAATTATACACCTTAGGATAGGACAACACTAGCAACCTTGACAATCGATCTAGAGCAAAGATAATGAACTATAGGATTAATCATGAATtgaaaatggattaaaaaGGGACAGATGAATACACAGTTGCAAACCGGACGGCGGGAACATTAGACGCTTTGAGCACTCATATCACAACCAGTTTCGTGAATATTCCACattttggtccttcgaaccggattttCGGGTACTTAGTACAGTCAATTGTGATAGTGAGTGCTTTCTCAGGCATCATTCTGCATCAAGAGTGAAATTCGGTATTACGGCGTCTCAGTGCAAGTCATTCCGTGACATTTCCCGCCATCGCTAAACGCCCTGCATCAAGGGCAACGGCCGGTTACACGCTATCATTAAATTTCGCGCCAATACGTTGTGTCGTTCTTTCGTGTGTGTGATATTACAAATTTGAGTTCTTACCATGGACAAGAAAATCAAGGCAGCTCAGCTGAAAAAGAGAATCGCAGTGGAACATATAAAATCGCTGGAACGGTTTCAAGCGGCATTTACACCCGATGATGCCAACCAAATTCCGGAGGTGTTAGCAGATTTGGATATGCATAAGGCAG
This region of Anopheles marshallii chromosome 2, idAnoMarsDA_429_01, whole genome shotgun sequence genomic DNA includes:
- the LOC128717224 gene encoding cystinosin homolog — translated: MYFSKCCILTLLFLSLFLRNTLASNDHGNTNSSLKMRIEPQALTTSLTQTAEFVLFVQGCNDAEHNLTITWDIEEHIAVSPSLITRNGCNESSFSVKVAASKQGRFIIQPVIISSSPYNDNGRLFVQLKVAKYRPLIIISMLIGWTYTVCWTIGDYFQAWTSYRRKSVVGLSFDFLYLNIVGNCCYAIFNVVLFSSDYIEAEYFRRHPFGLNPVVANDVGYAVHAVFGNLVLIAQCYIYQSDGNVVSTAVKLLISGYVMMVNVFCILTIEQQMHWLDFLYILSYAKLSSNLIKYIPQVLMNYQRKSTEGFAISNRLLDIAGGLLSLMQMVLNGWNFDDWQSIVGSPDEYYRRHPFGLNPVIGNDIGFAAHAVFGTGFTIFQCRIYETGGNSVSKPAKAIIATYLMIILVTMSCAIMDVMHWLDFLYVLSYIKLSTTMIKYFPQAYMNYRRKSTEGFEIMNRLLDLAGGLFSILQMVLNAWNFDDWRSIGGDPVKFGLGIFSILFDLVFMFQHYILYRKRNIKTSVEVPMVPKGSS
- the LOC128707169 gene encoding probable transcriptional regulatory protein TTE1135 produces the protein MMLSSVGRLTRTVKTSLQTYHNLRCIHFGSSLYAGHSKWQNIRHVKALNDGRKSVLFIKLARQIRLAVQAGGPNPAVNNVLRASIDEALKKNMPNATIQGILKKCTTQSLELKKHMLEIKALDQVNVICVLYTDRFTQLKMEMATILRKNFALFIGTMHAFDERGFVEAIAPPELKGDDLLSVCTDHAIETGAEDIEVMDENSRLIRFLCDPRDLDKVKKELEKLSYSVEHSEHAFFPKSTIKLNPEALEAYEKLKEKLKAIEGVEDIYDNVEMNE
- the LOC128709550 gene encoding triosephosphate isomerase — encoded protein: MGRKFCVGGNWKMNGDKASVTELCKTLSAGPLDPNTEVVVGCPAPYLSLARSLLPETIGVAAQNCYKVAKGAFTGEISPAMLKDLGLGWVILGHSERRAIFGETDELIAEKVAHALAEGLKVIACIGETLQEREAGQTEAVCFRQTKAIAAQVKDWSNVVVAYEPVWAIGTGKTATPEQAQEVHAALRKWFTENVSADVSNGIRIQYGGSVTAANCRELAAKPDIDGFLVGGASLKPEFIQIVNARQ